The Streptomyces sp. NBC_01353 genome contains a region encoding:
- a CDS encoding MarR family transcriptional regulator yields MQPDAIAAIVEQWKRERPDLDATPMLVVGRLFRLTDALDQRLRPPFGAAGLGSGDFDLLAALRRAGEPYVLSAGELSRTVMVTTGAITKRVDRLEARGLVARTVAEADSRGRLITLTTEGVALTDELIAIHLDNQRRLLAGLSRDEQADLADLLERLALTLTSGED; encoded by the coding sequence ATGCAGCCCGACGCCATTGCCGCCATCGTCGAACAGTGGAAGCGTGAGCGCCCCGATCTGGATGCGACGCCGATGCTCGTCGTCGGCCGGCTCTTCCGTCTCACCGACGCCCTCGATCAGCGACTGCGTCCTCCGTTCGGTGCCGCGGGCCTGGGAAGTGGCGACTTCGACCTGCTCGCGGCGCTTCGGCGTGCCGGCGAGCCCTATGTGCTGTCCGCGGGCGAGCTCAGCCGCACTGTCATGGTCACCACCGGCGCGATCACCAAGAGGGTCGACCGGCTCGAAGCCCGTGGCCTGGTCGCCAGGACCGTTGCCGAGGCCGATTCACGCGGACGCCTGATCACCCTCACCACGGAGGGCGTTGCGCTGACCGATGAGCTCATCGCCATCCACCTGGACAACCAGCGGCGGCTCCTCGCCGGGCTCAGCAGAGACGAGCAGGCAGACCTTGCGGACCTGCTGGAACGACTTGCCCTCACTCTCACCTCAGGTGAAGACTGA
- a CDS encoding helix-turn-helix domain-containing protein, with the protein MSNGDEHPAPPVVLRGDLQAVPQRATGPRQRADAVRNRAQILSAAELLFTTHDPSTVTMEQIANAAGVGRATLYRSFPDPPSVATALLDEHERRLQGQMIYGPPPLGPEAPPAERLAAFYIAYLDLLQRHLPLALGAETGPARYVTGAYGFWRLHVRTLLIASGAPDPDALADIALGPLAPQLYHHQRNTLGIPHERIAQALAVFARRLLGA; encoded by the coding sequence ATGAGTAACGGCGACGAGCATCCCGCCCCGCCCGTAGTCCTCCGCGGTGATCTCCAAGCGGTGCCCCAACGTGCCACCGGACCCCGGCAGCGCGCCGACGCGGTACGCAATCGCGCGCAGATCCTCTCCGCCGCCGAACTCCTCTTCACCACGCACGATCCGAGCACCGTGACCATGGAGCAGATCGCCAACGCCGCGGGCGTCGGCCGCGCGACCCTCTACCGCTCGTTCCCCGACCCGCCCTCCGTCGCCACCGCCCTCCTGGACGAGCACGAACGCCGGCTGCAGGGACAGATGATCTACGGCCCGCCTCCGCTGGGGCCGGAGGCACCCCCCGCCGAACGCCTGGCCGCGTTCTACATCGCCTACCTGGACCTGCTCCAGCGGCATCTGCCTCTCGCGTTGGGCGCGGAAACCGGGCCCGCCCGCTACGTCACCGGCGCCTACGGGTTCTGGCGCCTCCACGTGCGCACCCTGCTCATCGCCAGCGGAGCCCCGGACCCCGACGCGCTCGCCGACATCGCCCTCGGCCCCCTGGCCCCGCAGCTCTACCACCATCAGCGCAACACCCTGGGCATCCCCCACGAGCGCATCGCCCAAGCCCTCGCCGTGTTCGCCCGGCGCCTCCTGGGGGCCTAG
- a CDS encoding MFS transporter, whose product MWASSPSQHALIGDIAQGTERDRLLAWDRSLRNAGMGCGSLAAAGMLAWNGAAGFVAAAEALAVVFAVAAVLVARIPNVRSGVKRPETREGYRQVLADRPYLFITAANFLIAFGYTTQAMALPVFLTRDVGMPDALAGAVFAVNTALVAALGVPAARLTLRGRRTRAASLGAAVFALSFAAFAVLPQLVSGPDALVAVLAVAVLYTAGELVHSAPSQGLSVQAAPDHLRGRYLSVYQLSWSVCRTIAPMLLGFLLDAGQWHLWTVLALMVLTGAAILLYAERSLPAHSVITSQTPTTTAPQKVTT is encoded by the coding sequence ATGTGGGCCTCATCGCCCAGCCAGCACGCGCTCATCGGTGACATCGCCCAAGGCACCGAGCGTGACCGGCTCCTGGCGTGGGACCGCAGCCTGCGCAACGCCGGGATGGGATGCGGCAGCCTGGCGGCAGCCGGCATGCTGGCATGGAACGGCGCCGCCGGCTTTGTCGCCGCCGCCGAGGCTCTGGCCGTGGTCTTCGCCGTCGCCGCGGTGCTGGTGGCCCGGATCCCGAACGTCCGCAGCGGCGTCAAGCGGCCGGAGACACGCGAGGGGTACCGGCAGGTGCTCGCCGACCGGCCCTACCTGTTCATCACGGCGGCCAATTTCCTGATCGCCTTCGGCTACACCACCCAGGCCATGGCCCTGCCGGTCTTTCTCACCCGCGATGTCGGCATGCCCGATGCCCTGGCCGGGGCCGTCTTCGCAGTCAACACCGCTCTGGTCGCCGCGCTCGGCGTCCCCGCCGCCCGCCTGACCTTGCGCGGCAGACGCACCCGTGCCGCCTCGCTCGGCGCAGCCGTCTTCGCGCTCTCCTTCGCCGCCTTCGCCGTCCTCCCCCAGCTCGTCAGCGGCCCGGATGCCCTCGTCGCCGTCCTCGCGGTCGCGGTGCTCTACACCGCCGGCGAGCTCGTCCACTCCGCGCCCTCGCAGGGCCTGTCCGTCCAGGCCGCCCCCGATCACCTGCGGGGACGGTACCTGTCGGTCTACCAACTGTCCTGGTCGGTCTGCCGCACCATCGCGCCCATGCTGCTGGGATTCCTGCTCGACGCGGGCCAGTGGCATCTGTGGACGGTCCTCGCGCTGATGGTCCTGACCGGCGCGGCGATCCTCCTGTACGCCGAGCGGTCGCTGCCGGCGCACTCGGTCATCACCAGCCAAACCCCTACCACCACCGCTCCCCAGAAGGTGACGACCTGA
- a CDS encoding nuclear transport factor 2 family protein, whose product MNPLHAKPPEQFIADFFTTFTDAVVHGSEDVSELMARYYTRDVVQVADGVRLDWDRLLAHLRPVRKNLREFRFEVHEAFVDGGRIAARFTIHAQMRKGGPVSTRVHMFAEFTPDGLLRRAEQLTRSAIPAEPETGE is encoded by the coding sequence GTGAACCCTCTCCACGCGAAACCTCCCGAGCAGTTCATCGCTGACTTCTTCACGACCTTCACCGACGCCGTGGTCCATGGGTCGGAAGACGTCTCTGAGCTGATGGCCAGGTACTACACCCGTGACGTCGTTCAAGTCGCTGACGGCGTGCGACTCGACTGGGACCGCCTCCTCGCTCACCTCCGCCCGGTACGCAAGAACCTGCGAGAGTTCCGGTTCGAGGTGCATGAGGCGTTCGTGGACGGCGGCCGGATCGCGGCCCGCTTCACGATCCACGCCCAGATGCGCAAGGGAGGACCAGTGTCCACGCGAGTCCACATGTTCGCCGAGTTCACGCCCGACGGCCTGCTGCGACGAGCAGAGCAGCTCACGCGGTCCGCCATCCCCGCCGAACCGGAGACGGGGGAGTGA
- a CDS encoding DinB family protein — MTRIDDTPPAWDERTQLTTFLDYARDTARAKCAGVSAENAGKALLPGSPLMTMSGVINHLRWVEYYWFQVVFLGEENRGPWTEEDPDREMRIAVDFPLTQLLDEYAEQSARYRELVAGNSLDKQAQRAIRDGLHVDLRWILLHLTEETARHNGHLDILRELLDGTIGD, encoded by the coding sequence ATGACAAGAATCGACGACACGCCGCCCGCGTGGGACGAGCGCACTCAGCTCACCACGTTTCTCGACTACGCACGTGACACCGCCCGCGCCAAGTGCGCTGGCGTCTCAGCGGAGAACGCCGGCAAGGCGCTCCTGCCGGGCTCACCGCTGATGACCATGAGCGGAGTGATCAACCACCTCCGCTGGGTCGAGTACTACTGGTTCCAGGTGGTCTTCCTCGGCGAGGAAAACCGGGGCCCCTGGACCGAGGAGGACCCCGACCGCGAGATGCGTATCGCCGTCGACTTCCCGCTCACACAGTTGCTCGACGAATACGCCGAACAGAGCGCCCGCTACCGCGAACTGGTCGCCGGGAACAGCCTGGACAAGCAGGCCCAGCGAGCCATCCGCGACGGCCTCCACGTCGACTTGCGCTGGATCCTCCTCCACCTCACCGAGGAGACAGCCCGCCACAACGGCCACCTGGACATCCTGCGCGAGCTGCTCGACGGCACGATCGGCGACTAG
- a CDS encoding DsbA family protein — protein sequence MTAASLTPPPGIITVFSDIWCSFAHIGIYRLHATRKRLGLENQVRFDLRAFPLELLNDAPSPRPGTDSEVGRMASLEPAAGWQLWQAKDWLYPSTMLPALEAVQAAKEQSLAASEQLDLGLRTAFWAESRSVSNRKVILDVAAETGVIDVTALAEALDDGRARSALSGQAATARTEAVRCSPHLFLPDGSDWANPGIDVRWEGSYGVGFPVIESDDPTIYKDLLLAAATG from the coding sequence TTGACCGCTGCATCCCTGACACCGCCGCCGGGCATCATCACCGTTTTCTCGGACATCTGGTGTTCGTTCGCGCACATCGGCATCTACCGTCTGCACGCCACGCGCAAGCGGCTCGGACTCGAGAACCAAGTCCGCTTCGACCTGCGGGCCTTCCCCCTGGAGCTCCTCAACGACGCGCCCAGCCCGCGCCCCGGAACCGACAGTGAAGTGGGCCGGATGGCCAGTCTGGAACCAGCGGCCGGCTGGCAGCTCTGGCAGGCCAAGGACTGGCTCTACCCCTCCACCATGCTGCCCGCGCTGGAGGCGGTCCAGGCTGCCAAGGAGCAGTCCCTGGCGGCATCCGAACAACTCGACCTTGGCCTGCGGACAGCATTCTGGGCCGAGTCGCGGTCCGTCAGCAATCGCAAGGTCATCCTGGACGTGGCCGCGGAGACCGGCGTCATCGATGTGACGGCGCTGGCGGAGGCCCTGGACGACGGCCGTGCCCGCAGCGCCCTCTCCGGCCAGGCCGCGACCGCCCGTACCGAGGCGGTCAGGTGCAGCCCCCACCTGTTCCTGCCCGACGGCAGCGACTGGGCCAACCCCGGGATCGACGTGCGATGGGAAGGCTCCTACGGCGTCGGCTTCCCGGTGATCGAATCCGACGACCCGACGATCTATAAGGACCTTCTCCTGGCGGCTGCCACTGGGTAG
- a CDS encoding twin-arginine translocation signal domain-containing protein, producing MDTTRRALLKGVAAVPLAVTAGGLLVPSVARAAEPEYGLRMYDRDGAPTGTTWAAATQGLISRQRLGVADLVDDVLNRAERRASAPGDWRDGPGSAPQPDRLDFAFGWDARPKYSEDAGGKRWYPQGITTSHDAYGGSVPGSGGKKVALVSWYDKQTGGNQGARVSVIDVTRTGSSSRPWYDHVLLVVPTKESGEPYDFNVTDLHAGGIAWVGKWLYVADRIHGLYVFDTTRTLKVSRGSTAETREHAKNWCGYHGGDKKYYAHGYRYVMPLHHVYRPARWSAELAYSQVSVDRTQGATQSLVVSEYFERSPDGVAVRWSLNRAGYIAAERATSAWRLRIPRVQGAVCVGDQTYYSTNAPVEAVTSEPKQGSLWLQWPRGERMTAPRGKLSLGPEDLSYQPRARGGVLWGLAEHPDTRRVYRIRL from the coding sequence ATGGACACCACACGCAGAGCGTTACTGAAGGGCGTCGCGGCTGTTCCCCTCGCGGTGACGGCCGGCGGGTTGCTCGTACCGTCCGTGGCACGGGCGGCGGAGCCGGAGTACGGGCTGAGGATGTATGACCGTGACGGCGCACCAACCGGCACGACGTGGGCAGCCGCCACCCAGGGGCTGATCTCGAGGCAGCGGCTTGGTGTGGCCGATCTCGTCGACGACGTGCTCAACAGGGCCGAGCGGCGCGCTTCGGCGCCCGGTGACTGGCGGGACGGTCCGGGTTCGGCCCCTCAGCCCGATCGACTCGACTTCGCCTTCGGATGGGACGCAAGGCCCAAGTACAGCGAGGACGCCGGCGGCAAGCGGTGGTACCCGCAGGGCATCACCACGAGCCACGACGCCTATGGTGGCTCCGTGCCGGGGAGTGGGGGCAAGAAGGTCGCCCTCGTCTCCTGGTACGACAAGCAGACGGGCGGAAACCAGGGCGCCAGGGTGTCTGTCATCGACGTCACCCGCACCGGTTCGTCGAGCCGCCCCTGGTACGACCACGTCCTCCTGGTCGTGCCCACCAAGGAGTCGGGCGAGCCCTACGACTTCAACGTCACCGATCTCCATGCGGGCGGTATCGCCTGGGTGGGGAAGTGGCTGTACGTGGCGGACAGGATCCATGGCCTGTATGTCTTCGACACCACCAGGACGCTCAAGGTGTCGCGTGGGTCGACGGCGGAAACCCGGGAGCACGCCAAGAACTGGTGCGGCTATCACGGCGGAGACAAGAAGTACTACGCGCACGGCTACCGGTACGTCATGCCCCTTCATCATGTGTACCGGCCGGCCAGGTGGTCGGCGGAGCTGGCGTACTCCCAGGTGTCCGTGGACCGTACCCAGGGGGCTACGCAGTCGCTCGTCGTCAGCGAGTACTTCGAGAGGAGCCCCGACGGCGTGGCCGTGCGTTGGAGCCTGAACAGAGCTGGCTACATCGCCGCCGAGCGGGCTACCTCCGCCTGGCGTCTGCGCATCCCCAGGGTGCAGGGCGCGGTCTGTGTCGGTGACCAGACCTACTACTCGACCAACGCGCCCGTGGAGGCCGTCACCAGCGAGCCGAAGCAGGGAAGTCTGTGGCTGCAGTGGCCCCGGGGCGAGAGGATGACCGCGCCTCGCGGCAAGCTCAGCCTGGGGCCGGAAGACCTCAGTTACCAGCCACGGGCCAGGGGAGGCGTCCTGTGGGGCCTCGCTGAACACCCCGACACCCGGCGCGTCTACCGCATCCGCCTCTGA
- a CDS encoding IS5 family transposase (programmed frameshift), whose product MASGRWHEHGAGDLTHGEWARLKPHLPKSGQRGGRWAKHRRVINGILYRLRTGVPWRDLPARFGPWKTVYERHRRWSADSTWGKIFASVLADADTEGRIDWSMVSVDSTSCRAHQHAAGARRKPPGVPGKRRTPRQHRPDEGLGRSRGGLTCKIHLAGEGGRRPLALLITPGQWGDAPQLIPVMERIRVARLGGGRPRTRPDHLGGDKAYSSRRNRRYLRRRQIKHTIPEPKNQRANRQRRGSKGGRPAGFDKTIYKRRNEVERTINALKNSRAVATRFDKRGYIFHGTVTVASIRLWLRP is encoded by the exons GTGGCTTCGGGTCGTTGGCATGAGCATGGGGCGGGGGATTTAACGCATGGGGAGTGGGCCCGGCTAAAGCCGCATCTGCCGAAGTCCGGTCAGCGCGGCGGCCGGTGGGCCAAGCACCGGAGGGTCATCAACGGAATCTTGTACCGACTGCGCACGGGGGTGCCATGGCGGGATCTACCTGCGCGTTTCGGTCCATGGAAGACGGTGTACGAACGGCACAGACGCTGGTCGGCGGACAGCACCTGGGGCAAGATCTTCGCGTCCGTCCTGGCCGACGCCGACACGGAAGGCCGGATCGACTGGTCGATGGTGAGCGTCGATTCGACCTCCTGCCGGGCCCATCAGCACGCCGCCGGGGCTCGTAGGAAACCGCCAGGAGTGCCGGGGA AAAGACGCACGCCCCGGCAGCACCGCCCCGACGAGGGACTCGGACGCTCCCGGGGCGGCCTGACCTGCAAGATCCATCTCGCCGGTGAGGGTGGACGCCGCCCCCTGGCCCTGCTGATCACTCCGGGCCAGTGGGGCGACGCTCCGCAGCTCATCCCGGTCATGGAACGCATCCGTGTCGCCCGCCTCGGCGGCGGACGCCCGCGCACGCGGCCCGACCATCTCGGCGGCGACAAGGCGTATTCCTCCCGTCGCAACCGCCGCTACCTGCGACGACGCCAGATCAAGCACACCATCCCCGAACCGAAGAACCAGCGGGCCAACCGCCAACGAAGGGGCAGCAAGGGCGGCCGGCCCGCAGGCTTCGACAAGACGATCTACAAGCGAAGGAACGAAGTCGAGCGAACGATCAATGCGTTGAAGAACTCCCGGGCCGTGGCCACGAGGTTCGACAAGCGCGGCTACATCTTCCACGGGACCGTCACCGTCGCCTCGATCCGACTCTGGCTCCGCCCGTGA
- a CDS encoding TetR/AcrR family transcriptional regulator, whose protein sequence is MAAFELPGDSSRARPRRRADAERSRAAVLDAAVRLLAERPDAGLAAIAAAAGLTRQTVYAHFGNRDALLDAVADRITDQAMAAMDEAEENGGPALDQLLQLQAIGWRLFERNPALLQLGSTRAGAAADQARHEPVAARLTRLVKKGQASGEFDPAPPATWLVAAVTALGHAAGDEVGAHRMSVEEAATWLRTATLALLGVRPRNPVP, encoded by the coding sequence TTGGCTGCGTTCGAACTCCCGGGCGACTCGTCGCGGGCACGGCCGCGCCGTCGCGCCGACGCTGAGCGCAGCAGGGCCGCGGTGTTGGACGCCGCGGTCCGACTGCTGGCCGAGCGGCCCGACGCCGGATTGGCTGCCATCGCCGCTGCGGCCGGCCTGACCCGCCAGACCGTGTACGCGCACTTCGGCAACCGTGACGCGCTGCTGGACGCTGTCGCCGACCGGATCACGGACCAGGCCATGGCCGCGATGGACGAGGCGGAAGAGAACGGCGGTCCCGCCCTGGACCAGCTACTGCAGCTCCAGGCCATCGGCTGGCGACTGTTCGAACGTAACCCAGCGCTCCTCCAACTCGGAAGCACCCGCGCCGGCGCCGCCGCAGACCAGGCTCGCCATGAGCCCGTCGCAGCCCGGCTCACCCGGCTGGTCAAGAAGGGCCAGGCGTCGGGCGAGTTCGACCCCGCACCACCAGCCACCTGGCTGGTGGCCGCAGTCACCGCTCTCGGCCACGCAGCAGGCGACGAGGTTGGGGCGCACCGCATGTCCGTGGAAGAGGCGGCAACATGGCTACGGACCGCCACACTCGCCCTCCTAGGGGTCAGGCCCCGAAACCCGGTGCCCTAG
- a CDS encoding DMT family transporter, translating into MNAALLAAALVVGCLLAVQASVNLQLNKAVGTPYGASTVQLGVATGLLVVLAAVTGSLGALGKTPDVEWWHLLGGLASPLYITSGILLFPRLGALASVGLFVTGQMFSSLVLDLGGLFGLEKKDLSPGIALGALGVLAGIIVIIRGQQATAPPGAPTMSGPGRIGWIALGIAAGGVLPVQGAVNAKLRHGLGAPITVAAFSFTVATLTIAVVLLVLRLTGKTPRPQLAPLKAMPWWGWLGGACAAGYVTGTFLLIPEIGAAVTVGLTVTGQQLTSALIDHRGMFRLPTRLLSAPRLTGLGLLLAGSLTIQLV; encoded by the coding sequence ATGAACGCTGCGCTGCTCGCGGCAGCCCTGGTGGTCGGGTGCCTCCTGGCCGTCCAGGCGTCGGTCAACCTGCAACTGAACAAGGCCGTGGGAACCCCCTACGGCGCCTCCACGGTCCAACTGGGCGTGGCCACCGGACTCCTGGTGGTCCTGGCGGCGGTGACCGGCTCACTCGGCGCGCTCGGGAAGACCCCCGACGTCGAGTGGTGGCATCTGCTGGGCGGCCTGGCCAGCCCCCTCTACATCACCAGCGGCATCCTGCTCTTCCCCCGGCTGGGAGCCCTGGCCTCGGTCGGGCTGTTCGTCACGGGGCAGATGTTCTCCTCACTGGTCCTCGACCTGGGCGGCCTCTTCGGGCTGGAGAAGAAGGACCTGAGCCCGGGCATCGCGCTCGGCGCCCTCGGGGTCCTCGCCGGCATCATCGTGATCATCCGGGGACAGCAGGCGACCGCCCCGCCCGGAGCCCCGACGATGTCGGGCCCCGGCCGGATCGGATGGATCGCCCTCGGCATCGCCGCCGGCGGTGTGCTCCCGGTTCAGGGCGCGGTCAACGCCAAGCTCCGGCACGGTCTGGGCGCCCCGATCACCGTGGCAGCCTTCAGTTTCACGGTGGCCACGCTCACCATCGCCGTCGTCCTGCTGGTGCTGCGCCTGACGGGCAAGACCCCCAGACCGCAGCTGGCCCCGCTGAAGGCGATGCCCTGGTGGGGCTGGCTCGGCGGAGCCTGCGCCGCGGGCTACGTCACCGGCACGTTCCTGCTGATCCCCGAGATCGGCGCCGCAGTGACCGTCGGGCTGACCGTGACCGGCCAGCAGCTGACCTCCGCCCTGATCGACCACCGGGGCATGTTCCGGCTGCCGACCCGGCTGTTGAGCGCGCCGCGTCTGACGGGACTCGGCCTGCTGCTCGCCGGATCGCTGACCATTCAACTCGTCTGA
- a CDS encoding restriction endonuclease: protein MSRRPPARRRTGRRRTRKASGGEQLVLIGGGLLLVWLIVVGVLRFLANNPVVPVLLVLVVGGAVAVRVVQHRKTAQWERVRSQGLRYALSQLDGLHHREFEHAVRDLMRRDGCGDAVQVGGAGDNGADVKATDPYGRRWVIQCKHRKAGLAGSAVGTPDLQVLNGTGRPVHKGDVVVLVTNGKFSKPAVEFARSQRLHLVDRAVLGEWASGSRPIWELLRAVPPPRRPTSLS, encoded by the coding sequence GTGAGCCGCCGCCCGCCCGCACGGCGGCGGACCGGCCGTCGACGCACTCGGAAGGCGTCCGGCGGCGAGCAGCTCGTCCTCATCGGAGGAGGGCTGCTGCTGGTGTGGCTCATAGTCGTGGGAGTGCTGCGCTTCCTGGCCAACAACCCCGTGGTCCCGGTGCTCCTGGTCCTGGTCGTCGGCGGCGCGGTGGCCGTCAGGGTAGTTCAGCACCGGAAGACGGCGCAGTGGGAACGGGTGAGGTCACAGGGTCTTCGCTACGCGCTCTCCCAACTCGACGGGCTCCATCACCGGGAGTTCGAGCACGCTGTGCGGGACCTGATGCGTCGCGACGGCTGCGGGGACGCTGTCCAGGTCGGCGGTGCCGGGGACAACGGCGCGGATGTGAAGGCAACCGATCCGTACGGGAGGCGCTGGGTGATCCAGTGCAAGCACCGTAAGGCCGGCCTGGCCGGGTCCGCGGTGGGCACCCCGGATCTGCAGGTCCTCAACGGCACCGGGCGGCCGGTCCACAAGGGGGACGTCGTTGTTCTCGTGACCAACGGCAAGTTTTCCAAACCGGCGGTCGAATTCGCCCGCTCGCAGCGGCTCCACCTGGTCGATCGTGCGGTCCTGGGCGAGTGGGCGAGCGGTTCCCGACCCATCTGGGAACTGCTGCGGGCCGTCCCACCACCGAGGCGGCCAACTTCGCTGTCCTGA
- a CDS encoding tyrosine-type recombinase/integrase, with amino-acid sequence MLDLHDLRHNPRAKEYGRFGSVEVRFGKASRGSPPKRRTVLTVPEMDWRIPLLEERTTKVRDGFGAGAYPALWVTERCGRISPRRLDEVFALVRDLAGLSQELELYCLRHTYITHLIEFGYPERFVQDQVGHRYAATTALYTWVSDEYHNRLLEDSLHRRAQHAQTRGGRKTRWGSMRRPPRSEGGPPNVVHGPDRQHQELDSVPTSHQ; translated from the coding sequence ATGCTGGATCTGCACGATCTGCGGCACAACCCGCGGGCGAAGGAGTACGGGCGGTTCGGTTCCGTGGAGGTCAGGTTCGGGAAGGCGTCGCGGGGCAGCCCGCCGAAGCGGCGGACGGTGCTCACGGTTCCGGAGATGGACTGGAGAATCCCGCTGCTGGAGGAGCGGACGACGAAGGTGCGGGACGGGTTCGGGGCGGGCGCGTATCCGGCGCTGTGGGTGACCGAGCGCTGCGGCAGGATCAGCCCCCGGCGCCTTGACGAGGTCTTCGCCCTCGTGAGGGACCTGGCCGGGCTGAGCCAGGAGCTGGAGCTGTACTGCCTGCGGCACACCTACATCACGCACCTGATCGAGTTCGGGTACCCGGAACGGTTCGTCCAGGACCAGGTCGGCCACCGGTACGCCGCCACGACGGCGCTGTACACGTGGGTGTCGGACGAGTACCACAACCGGCTGCTGGAGGACTCGCTGCACCGGCGGGCACAGCACGCGCAGACGCGTGGGGGGAGGAAGACGCGGTGGGGGTCCATGCGACGACCTCCAAGGTCCGAAGGCGGTCCGCCCAACGTTGTCCACGGGCCGGATCGGCAGCATCAGGAGCTCGATTCGGTTCCCACCTCGCATCAGTGA
- a CDS encoding dihydrofolate reductase family protein, producing MAQLLRVQNFNVSSDGIGAGEDQTLERPFGHVEPERLFAWAGATASWPMRTDPGGSRGLDDYLTRDYARNIGAEIMGRNKFGPQRGPWHNHEWQGWWGDEPPFRTPVFVLTHHERPSLTLSDTTFHFVDGDPATVLEQAREAAQGKDVRLGGGATTIRQFLDADLVDTLHVAVSPVKLGSGVRLWESPDELLDRFHLEVVPSPSGVTHHLFWRK from the coding sequence GTGGCTCAACTACTGAGAGTCCAGAACTTCAACGTCTCGAGTGACGGGATCGGTGCCGGTGAGGACCAGACCCTCGAGAGGCCGTTCGGTCATGTCGAGCCCGAGAGGCTATTCGCCTGGGCCGGCGCCACGGCGAGCTGGCCCATGCGCACCGACCCCGGGGGGAGCCGGGGCCTGGACGACTACCTCACGCGGGACTACGCCCGCAACATCGGCGCCGAGATCATGGGCCGCAACAAGTTCGGGCCCCAGCGCGGGCCCTGGCACAACCATGAATGGCAGGGCTGGTGGGGTGACGAGCCCCCGTTTCGCACCCCGGTCTTCGTCCTGACCCACCACGAGCGCCCTTCGCTCACGCTTTCTGACACCACGTTCCACTTCGTCGACGGCGACCCTGCCACGGTCCTCGAGCAGGCCCGGGAGGCGGCGCAGGGCAAAGACGTCCGACTCGGCGGCGGGGCTACCACCATCCGGCAGTTCCTCGACGCCGACCTCGTCGACACCCTGCACGTGGCGGTCTCACCGGTGAAGCTCGGGTCCGGAGTACGACTCTGGGAGTCCCCCGATGAGCTGCTCGACCGGTTCCACCTGGAGGTCGTTCCCAGCCCGAGCGGGGTGACGCACCACCTGTTCTGGCGAAAATGA
- a CDS encoding class I SAM-dependent methyltransferase: protein MDSISANRRFWNQISSAYQHEHDPQIGATPRLWGMYSIPDAHLHALGDVTGKRVLELGCGAGQWSRALAAEGATVVGLDLSEAQLAAAARAMGAARYPLVQGAAEHLPFAADSFDLVFCDYGGLSWAPPHLAVPQAARILRRGGRLVFNVASPWFEACYDEAASRVTTTLHQDYFGLDTIPEDQGAVSYQLTYGDWIKVLRGAGLVIDDLIEPRPEPGTANGYNQTDPPDWAHRWPAEMLWVTHKP, encoded by the coding sequence GTGGACAGCATTTCTGCCAACCGGCGGTTCTGGAACCAGATCAGCAGCGCCTACCAGCATGAGCACGACCCGCAGATCGGCGCCACACCCCGGCTGTGGGGCATGTACTCCATCCCCGACGCGCACCTGCACGCCCTGGGCGACGTCACCGGCAAGCGCGTCCTCGAACTCGGCTGCGGCGCCGGCCAGTGGTCCAGGGCGCTCGCCGCTGAGGGCGCCACCGTGGTCGGGCTCGACCTGTCCGAAGCCCAGCTCGCCGCGGCTGCTCGCGCGATGGGAGCGGCCCGCTACCCGCTGGTGCAAGGCGCCGCCGAACACCTCCCGTTCGCCGCCGACAGCTTCGACCTGGTGTTCTGTGACTACGGCGGGCTCAGCTGGGCGCCCCCGCACCTGGCCGTCCCGCAGGCCGCACGCATCCTGCGCCGCGGTGGGCGCCTGGTGTTCAACGTCGCCAGCCCATGGTTCGAAGCCTGCTACGACGAAGCCGCCAGCCGCGTAACCACGACGCTGCACCAGGACTACTTCGGGCTGGACACCATCCCCGAAGACCAGGGCGCGGTCAGCTATCAGCTCACCTATGGCGACTGGATCAAGGTCCTGCGCGGCGCAGGTCTCGTCATCGACGACCTCATCGAGCCGCGGCCCGAACCCGGAACAGCCAACGGCTACAACCAAACCGACCCGCCTGACTGGGCACACCGCTGGCCGGCAGAAATGCTCTGGGTAACCCACAAACCGTAA